TGTCACTCTGCCTGTTTTCTTCTCTTGAAACTTGGATAATTTTAAGATTTTTCCATTGATTTTTTAGCCACATTGCTTCGAAATAAAAATTTTGTAAACCGCGATTGCGGATTTTATATAAACCGTTAATTTGCTTAAATAATAATTCTGAGTCGGTTTTAATAATAATTTCTGTGTCATAATTCACCAAACCTGATTTTAACATCTGCCCAAGTGTGGTTAAAGCAGTAATCAGCGCCTCATATTCTGCTTGATTGTTAGTCCTGTTACCAATAAATTTACTAATTTCCTTTAGTGGCTGTTTAGCTTCATTTTCCAAAACAATACCAATTCCTGCAGGTCCTGGATTTCCTTTTGATGCGCCATCGATATGAATAATTATTTTTGAGTAGTTGCGGTTCAAAATAATTGGTTAGATGTCGCTTATCAAAATTTATCGTTGATTAATTTCAAGATGTGCGGAAAAGACTTTCAGCCTTGATGCATCGACTCGATGCGACCGAATATTGATTTCGGTTAAGATCGTGGATTTTTGTCTAAACTTTCAGGAACAACAATAATACGACCGCAATATTCACAGAAATGGAGACGGTCATTTTTTTTAAC
This genomic stretch from candidate division WOR-3 bacterium harbors:
- a CDS encoding ribonuclease HI family protein, which gives rise to MNRNYSKIIIHIDGASKGNPGPAGIGIVLENEAKQPLKEISKFIGNRTNNQAEYEALITALTTLGQMLKSGLVNYDTEIIIKTDSELLFKQINGLYKIRNRGLQNFYFEAMWLKNQWKNLKIIQVSREENRQSDRLAKNAIRAYLKGKKEY